In Oryza sativa Japonica Group chromosome 8, ASM3414082v1, the sequence CTTGATGGTTTATTTCTTTTACCACATCATGTGACGCTTACGATGTTAGTTTATTATAGATATAATGCACAATTTGTTACTCTATTAGTTAACATGCAAAGTTTTGTAGCAGTAGCCTCCTATCATAtcttgaaagtttttttttacattcaTTTATTTTGCACGAGAAATCCTACCGTATCCTTATGTTTTTGGTACACTCTTGTGTTTCCAAGGAGCGTTGACTATTCGGCTTGAATaaaggtgtgtttggttgggtggATGGAGCATGGATAGGAGATGGCCACCCGAGTTtttgtggtgtttggttggagggcaaGGTGGATGGGGCAGCCTAGAATAGGGAATATTCCCTCAATATGCTGGATGAGTGCATCCGGCCGATTTGGCTGGATGAATCCATCCAGTTTTGGACTGGGTGATATGTCCTATTCCGATTGGCTGTGGTTGGTTTGATTTCCTGTTAAGCAAGctccaaatgatttttttctcctaaactgtTTGTCTAATTTATGATttgattacaccattatattcgttataattaaatctttaaaacaagatttcggatgattatattttgataaaaaaaatatatatgataaatgAGTCCCACTAACTTTTGGCTTTTCGTATCTATGCtatatccctccaaccaaacaagaaattGGATCGCCATATCCATACAAACCAAACAGAAAATTGGATCGCCGTATCCAATAAAATATGGATGACCATATCCTATCCATGCATGACCGTGAATCAAACACATTATAATAGGCCTCCACTCACGAATCTGATCATGGGCTTGTGCCTGCCAGCCTATGCATCATTACTTAATGGGCCTGGACCCTTAAATTGTCCAAGTTCATCACGCAAACAAGATGTGGCCCGTATCGGAGATTCCCTCAACGAAAAGGGCCCATCTCCCCCGGGCTGCTCGGACGATGGCCCACATACTCACGGCCCACCGTATCCTATCGTGCCCTATCCAAACACGCGCAAACACCGCACGTGCCTGACCCAAACTCCGCAAACGGGCCGGATCCGAACCAGACGAGGCCCACGATCCGGCCCAAGAGGAGAAACCCTAGCGAGGAAGGGAGTGCCTCCTACCCGCTATAAATTCCCAgccacgccgcctcctcccaaaCCCTAGAAGCCCCCCTGCCTcctgcgcctccgccgccgccgccttcttcgtcTGCTGGTACgccgcccttcgccgccgccgcctccgcatccAATCTGCGTTGTTCTTCCGCCGATTTCGATTGCCTCACCCTTCGTTTTGTTTCTTGATTGATCTCGCAGAGTTCGTAGAtcagctcgagctcgccgccatGTCGTCCAGCGAGGTCGCCTGCACGCTCGCCGCCCTCATCCTCCACGACGATGGCATCCCCATCACCGTGCGTTACTACACCTTCACCCCTATCTTGATTTTGCTTTTCTTGGCTTGGGGTGGATTTGGTGTGTGAGAttgattatttattttgttggtgATTTGGTGACGAGCAGTCTGAGAAGATCGCCACCCTGGTGAAGGCGGCCAACATCAAGGTCGAGGCCTACTGGCCCGGTCTCTTCGCCAAGCTCCTCGAGCACCGCAGCGTCGATGACCTCATCCTCTCCGTCGGATCTGGTAAAACCTCCCGGCCCCTTGTCCCCTGCCTCCTTGCTATGCCACTGCGTGATTGTCGATGTAGATTTGATTGAACCTAGTTTATCTCATGAGGGAAATTACCATAGATTTATATAGGGTTTGTCATGAAGATGTAATCCTATTAGTTGGTTGCTTCGGTTAACCTTTGTGCAATTTAGTAATTGTAGTTATACATCTGTTATCTCATGAACATTGCGATTGCCATCGGAATTATATAGTTTGGTGTAGATTATTACAACTTAGTTACTAGTTATGCCGTGGAATTGTCTTGATCATGTGTTCTATTCTAATCGTGTCAATGTTGTTTGGAAGTTAAAAGCTGTTTTGAGCTGTTGTCATGTTTCATCTTTGCCATATTTAACTAGGAAACTTGAGCATGTCAATTCTGTTAATATTATGTTGTGTATGAGTTCTGGTTCTAGGATTACTTGTTTCATTCTGTTAATAAATCGTTATATACATGTTTGTGATCTTAAAACAAATATTGTATTTACTTTGTGCATCGATTATGGTTGTAGGTGGTGGTGCTGCTccagttgctgctgctgctgcccctgCTGCTGgcggtggtgctgctgctgccccaGCTGCCGAGGAGAAGAAGGTGAGCTATACATACAATTTGCTTGTTATTTTTGTCATGACACATgtatgttttgttttgttttgtaacTTACAAATGTCTTGGTTTTCCTCTTATCAGGAGGAGGCGAAGGAGGAGAGCGACGATGACATGGGTTTCAGCTTGTTCGACTAAGCAGTCCACAGATGTTAGCCAGTCCGCCTATGCTTTGCAAGACTATCTTATGTTGTGTCTTTTAGGTTCACTTAAAGTACTCTCAAGTTTTGAGTTTTGATATGGTGTTATCGAGAATCTGTGTCTGTGGGATGAGAACCTCAAACCTCCTTGGATGGTCCTATTAGAATGAAACCGTTCTACATTCTTATATCTAGCTCTTTTATTCTGTGGTCTACTTGTCGAGATATCTTCGTTTATTTTGTCTTTGCTGTTTCATATTTTGATATGCAATGTGTTCCCTTTGAAATATTGCTACTAATTGCTCGGTTCACATATCTCAATGCGCTTAAGTACAGTCTATTTTAACTTCAAATCGACACGAATGCGCAGCGGTAATAGCTAATTGCCTAcgtaccaaaataaattcacattCGTGAAATCTCTCTACCGTACTGATCATCCTTGCCTTTTATTGTCCGTATCGCTTACGAGAGCAACCAGCGGTGGAAACAACGATTTCTTTCGCACTAACAAAATTCAGGAAATTCTATCTACTTTTGCAATTTGTTTCTTGGTAGAGTTGCAGATTTGGAAAGTTCATTGCTGAAAGTAATTCTCATCTCTATTTTCTGAACAACTTCAAAACTTTTCCACTACATAATCCAAATCCAAATGCAAGCGTATGAATAACTTTCTTCGACAAGTAGTGTTAAAACTAACATGATCCGTCTGTGCTAAACTCGAACAAAATTTTTGAAACCGCTGCCtgaatttttaaaacaattggGCATTAAGGGTCGGACAAGGGCAATCACCCGTTCTTAAAAGCATTCTTAAATTTAAGATCAAAGAGTCGGGCGGAAAAAGGAGAGAGCTCCCCATTCCTGGTTCTCCTGTAGCTGGATTCCCCGGAACCACAAGAATCCTTAGAATGGGATTCCAAGCATTTCCAGCAAtcagaaaacaaatatattgaTTCAACAAAAGGAAACCAACGGAGTGTTCCCAAAAATCAGATATGCAAGAAATTGTCATATTTGTCAGTCATATTTGTCATGAAGCATGGAAAAGGAATTACTATTGACATGGAAAAGGAATTAATTTACAGTGTCATGAAGCATGGAAAGAAGGAATTACTCAGGAATTTACAGGGGCTATTAATACTCGAGCGTTTTTTTAGTATTGCCTTTTGATTTTATTTACAAGAACTAGTCATTTACAGGGGGGCTATGGACAAAATTCCCAGGACgcctaaaataataataataaaaccaTCCTAGCTCAACTGGCACCGATATCTCACAAAATTGGACTATCTACATAATATGCGTGGTGGATCATCGTTATATCTAGTTATCTACCTACACTGTTCTAGTCTTACAAAATTGTCTATGGCATAATTCAGCCGGGAGAACATCAAAAAACGTGGAATGATCTTGGCTGGTGATCTTTTGAGGTGCAAAATGATGGCAACCACTGAAACGAATGTTATAGAACTTCAGTAAATGTTGCTTCGGTGAATGATGTTCTTATCCCATCTTCGCGCTTTCCCCTTCTCGATAAGTGCCAGTAGGATCTGCAGTGTGccctctgcgtcttcaatgttTGGCATCTCTACGCTGAAATGGAACAGCGGGATGAAGGCCGAGCTCGCACCCCTGTTTCTTATGCTCCCTCTTTTGTCCCTTGGCGATGTTTCACCGTTGCTCCCGACAATGTTCACTACCTCCTGAGCTCTGTCCAGATGAACAATGCTTTTGAGGCTCATCTCGGTTTCGATCGCCCATTGAGGGTCAGGAGGAACACCAACAAACTGGGGTGATCCTAGATCCACCAAGTATGGGCTAGAAACCAGCAGAAGCAGTTTCTCGGTAAGCACAAGAAACTTCCCGGGCTCTCTGAGCGTTTTGCACATGACAAATGTCTCCTCCCTCAGTCTACCACCATCGGCTTGGAAAAGCAGTGAAATCCCAATTGCTTCTTCCCAGGAGTAAGGGAACAACGGACGATCTCTGGCCACGGGCCTTGGGAAACGGACTCGTAGGCGGTTCGATTCATGAGGGTTGCTTCGGTTTCTTATGCTCTGTGCAGTTCTGCCAGTCGCTTCAAGAATGCTGGCCATAGGCCTGGCTACAAGCCCTGCTGTTCCCATTGCTATACCTGTAAAAACAGATGAACATTTGATCAGGGATATGAACAACAGTAAACTGATTACGGAGGCACATTGAATTGACTACCTGAGATAACTCCAGGAAGACCATGTTTCTCGGCACCCTTGATTGGTGACTGCAGGAGCCCGGTCAAACCCTGCAAAAAATGATTGGACAGAAGTAAGCTGTGACATAaaggtgaatttttttttctccctaagCATATACTGATAATAAAATTGTGGTTGAAAAGAAGTGCAATATTCAGCGACAAGCGCCAAATGGTTCAATTCTTAAGCAAGACGAGGTATTGGCTACAAGGTTAAAACAATCTGATAGAGAAATGGCATTCACCTCTAAAAATCCGTTTAGCACTCCTTCCCCATGCAAACTTAGCTGCCTCTCCCGTTCATCCATTTTAGAAGCAGCTTGCTCATCATATGTAAAAGCAACAAGACCCTGCATAACAAAAACATTCCTGAGCCATATTTCTTGAGAACGTAAATCTCAAATTATCAAATAGGCACTTGGCATAATACCTTATAAGCAGTTTTACTGAAGTGAGAAGTGGCACTACTAACAGCATAAACTGTACTGCCGATAAGTGTTTTTGAACCTTGTGCTATCCCATTTAACAGTTCAACCGGACTCTGTCAAAGTGCACAGTATAGATATGTGAGATGCAGGATTACATAACTGCATATTCCTTCCAAGGCTTGCATCTACAAACCTGCAATATCCCTCTCCTTGAGGCAGAGACGAAGTCCTTCAAGCCAAATCCAACATTCCTAGCGAAACCCATAGGATTTCCAATAACACCAGCAGAGCCAAAAACCTGTCTCATCACAACAGATTCGGCCGTTTGAATTCAATAATTCATACAGCAAACATAGACTACCCTTACTCCTTGCAAATTGACACtttttaaaaacatatatatgactAGTGTTGCCCTCAGTATTTTCTGAAGACCCAGTGGTCCTTTTGGACGTTTTACTACCTACCAAGATGCAAAAGCCGCCCTTGACCACAAAGAAAATTAGCCTGAATGGTAGCCATTTACCTTATAAACTTCATGAAGCAGTTGCCTGCTATAATGCCTCACAAGAATGTCCTGAATGGATTGCCAGCTGGCCATAAGATTTTCCACCACTATTTCTCCAAGGTGAACTGGTACTCCTTCAACATCAATCAGGGCCATAAGACCTCTCTGCAACCAAAAGTTAAAAAGGCCAAAGAGGCAAAGCACTCACATAAGATTGCAGTGCATATAAAAAGAGAAACTGATACAAGTAGCATAATAGAAGCACACATaaagaataaataaatttaataaacaAATATATAACCACATTAAGAATTTTCCTATTTCATAGCAACCTTATATAACTGAACATAACATTAATAGAAGGAAATAAAATGTCAATGCCTGACCAAATTAGAGCCCTCAACAACACTGACTACAGCTTCGGAAAATATTCTGTGTTGCCACTTCACAAGTTCTCATGCCGTGCATGGAACTACAGATGGCAGGATAAGTGGCTTATTTCTTGTGAGCTTTAACAAGTATGCTTATAATACATGGTCCTCAACTTCAGGCAGCTTTCTACATTAATTTCAAGCGGAAGGTTAAGTGCCACAATTTTGTAGCATGCGTGGAACTGTACTTTTTCACGtaaaatttctccaaaattccTGTGCTCCAGACACCCAGCTTTCTCAGTTTTCTCACAGAATGCCTACCATGTGTTGCCTCCGATGCTGTCTTTTTTTAAGGAATTCAGTCAGCTAGTTACTATCCTAGTGCAGGATGAAGATTAGACAACCCAAAGCATGACCGGTGCTTTGATGTGAAATATGATTCTcctatatatttttgtaaagATAGTTTCTTTCGAAAAGATGCAATACAGAGTGAACATGAGCATACGCTGAATACacaggagtttttttttaatacggATAAATAACTATTCTTTCGAGATGCATGATCGAGTAATACTATATAAACCAGAGAGCTCTGTATAGAAAAACAAggtttctttttaaaaataagaagTATTCTGCAAGGGGAGTGAAGTATGCTTCCACCTGAATTGCGGTACTGTTGTTGAAGCTTGTGCTCGGATCTGAGCTACTTTCATTCCTATTGAGCCATGGAGTGCTTGTAAAACTACAACAGAAGACATGCAAACAGATAAACTGACTGATAACACTTTTCTGCAGTGATGtccaggaaaaataaaaacataaacaAAATAACCTGAAAGTCAACTTGATAGGAGTCAACTCAAACAATTCAATGTATACTTTTTTCTGCTTTCTGGCCAATAGGTGTATTTGTTGCCATGGAGCACCGATTGGGACAACAGAAGGCAGAAGTTGGTCTTGCTGTGCCTCCACCATGTAGGAACTTTGGGGCTTCCCAGATATGCGCTTTGAAATTTTCTCATATCGACCAAATATATCCGTAGCATCATCTAAAATACCCAAGTCAAAACTTCTATCCAGCTGTCCAAGATGTATTCTAGTGGAAACAGATCTGATAAAGTCAATCATGCTGAAGACAAGTCGTTCTTCAAGTTCAAGGTGAAAAGGTGCTATGCTGCCAAACACCAGATGGAGAAAGTTATTACAAGTTTAAATCTCAACATACAAAAGAACATATAATAATAATTGAACGACTGGTACCTCATGTTTATACATTGGTACGAAACAAATGGTGCGTCATTAGATCTCCATTTAGCTGCAGCAAGGCGCAATATGGGTTCTGGAGAAGAGTTTTCATTTGGAGATCTCACCTTCGTATCTCtactcttaaaaaaattcatgttCTTTCCTTTGTGACTTCCCTCAAATGATAGCATGACAGGGTATGGACTGTCAGAGAATTGATTATCA encodes:
- the LOC4344516 gene encoding large ribosomal subunit protein P1; the encoded protein is MSSSEVACTLAALILHDDGIPITSEKIATLVKAANIKVEAYWPGLFAKLLEHRSVDDLILSVGSGGGAAPVAAAAAPAAGGGAAAAPAAEEKKEEAKEESDDDMGFSLFD